CGGCGCGGCGGCCATCGACGACCTCTATGCCGACGCGCCGCGCGACGCCCTGCTGAAAGGGCCGCTCGACCTGCCTTTGCGCAAGACGGAGCCGGAGGTCGAGCGCCGGCTGGCGGCGCTGGCCGCGAAAAATGTCGCCGCGGGCGCCGCTCCCTTCTTCGTCGGGGCCGGCGCCTATAAGCACCATGTGCCGGCGACGGTCGATCATCTGATCCAGCGCTCGGAATTCCTGACCGCCTATACGCCCTACCAGCCGGAAATTTCCCAGGGCACGCTGCAGGTCCTGTTCGAATTCCAGACCCAGGTCGCCAATCTCACCGGCATGGAGGTCGCCAACGCCTCGATGTATGACGGCTCGACCGCGACCGCCGAGGCGATTTTGATGGCGCATCGCGTGACGCGCCGCCGCAAGGCCCTGCTTTCGGGCGGGCTGCACCCGCATTATGCCGAAACCGCGCGCACCCTCTCGGACATGGCGGAGGACGAGATCGCGATCCTGCCGCCGGACCCGCGCGCTTCGGAAGATCTGATCGGCGCGCTTGACAGCGGCCTGTCCTGCGTCGTCGTCCAAAACCCCGACTTCTTCGGCAATCTGCGCGATCTTACGCCGCTGGCGGAGGCCTGCCGGGCCAAGGGCGTGCTGCTGGTCGTCGTGGTGACCGAAATCCTCTCGCTCGGCCTCGTCGAAGCGCCCGGGACCATGGGCGCCGACATCGTCGTCGGCGAGGGCCAGTCGATCGGCAACGGCCTCAATTTCGGCGGTCCCTATCTCGGCCTCTTCGCGACCAGGGAAAAATATCTGCGCCAGACGCCGGGCCGGCTGTGCGGCCAGACCGTGGACGCCGACGGGCGGCGCGGCTTCGTCCTGACGCTCTCGACCCGCGAGCAGCATATCCGCCGCGAGAAGGCGACCTCGAACATCTGCACCAATTCCGGCCTGTGCGCCCTCGCCTTCTCGATCCATATGGCCATGCTCGGCGAAACGGGATTGAAGCAGCTGGCGCTGATCAACCACGCCAACGCCGTGTCCTTGGCGGAGGCGCTGGAGAAGACCTCCGGCGTCGAAGTGCTGAACCGCAGCTTCTTCAACGAATTCACATTGCGGGTGAAAGGCTCGGCGGCGCAAGTTGTCGAAGGCATGGCGGAGCGCGGCGTGCTCGCCGGCGTCCCGGTCTCGCGTCTGCTGCCCAAGGCCGGCCTCGACGATCTGCTGCTCGTCGCTTCGAGCGAAGTCAACACCGACGAGGATCGCGCCGCCTTTGTCACGGCGCTCACGGAGGAGCTGCGCGCATGAACAGCGAAGGCCGCCCCACCCAGCCGCAGATCGCGACGCCCCTCGCGCCGCAAACCTTTACCGGCGCGCGGGCGCTGCAGATTCACGAAGCCCTCATTTTCGACACCGGCCGCCTCGATTTCACCGGCGTCGATCTGGATCCGCCAAAGCCCTTCACGCCGCGCCTCGGCGGGCTGGAGCGCAAGAGCGAGATCGGCCTTCCCGGCCTGTCCGAGCCGGAAACGATGCGCCATTATGTCCGGCTGTCGCAGAAGAATTACGCCATCGACATGGGGCCCTATCCGCTCGGCTCCTGCACGATGAAGCACAATCCGCGCCTCAACGAGAAAATGGCTCGCCTGCCCGGCTTTGCCGACATCCATCCGCTGCAGCCGGTCTCCACCGTCCAGGGCGCGCTGGCGCTGATGGAGGAACTGGCCGACTGGCTGCTGAAGCTGACCAATATGGACGCCGTGGCGCTGACGCCGAAGGCCGGGGCGCATGGCGAAATGTGCGGCATGATGGCGATCAAGGCCGCGATTTCCGCGCGCGGGGAGGCGGAGACGCGCAAGGTCGTGCTGGCGCCCGAATCCGCCCATGGCACCAACCCCGCGACCGCCGCCGCGCTCGGCTTTTCCGTGCGCGCCGTACCCGCCGGGGCGGACGGGCTCGTCCATCCCGAAGCTGTCGCCGCCGCGCTCGGACCGGACGTCGCGGCGATCATGCTCACCAACCCCAACACCTGCGGGCTGTTCGAGCGCGACATCGTCGAGATCGCCCGTCTCGTCCACGAGGCCGGGGCCTATTTTTACTGCGACGGCGCCAATTTCAACGCCATCGTCGGCAAGGTGCGGCCCGGCGACCTCGGCGTGGACGCAATGCATATCAATCTGCACAAGACCTTTTCGACGCCGCATGGCGGCGGCGGGCCCGGCGCCGGCCCGGTAGTGCTGTCGAGCCGGCTCGCGCCTTTCGCTCCCGTTCCCTTCCTCAAGCGCGAAGGCGACAGGCTGACGCTCGTCGAAGAGACGGAGGGAACCCAATCTTTCGGTCGCATGGCCGCCTTCCACGGCCAGATGGGCATGTTCGTGCGCGCGCTGGCCTATATGCTGTCCCACGGCGCCGACGGCCTCGCCAAGGCCTCGGAGGACGCGGTGCTCGCCGCCAATTATGTCCGGGTCTGCCTGAACGACCTGTTCTCATCGCCCTTCGGCGACCGCATCTGCATGCACGAGGTCCTGTTCGACGACCGCTGGCTCAAGGACACCGGAATCACCACGCTCGATTTCGCCAAGGCGATGATCGACGAGGGCATCCATCCGATGACGGTCTATTTCCCGCTCGTGGTCCATGGCGCCATGCTGATCGAGCCGACTGAATCGGAATCGATCGTCTCCCTGACGCTCTTCATCGCCACCTTGCGCGATCTAGCCATCCGGGCGCTGCGTGGCGAGACCGAGCGCTTCCTCGGCGCCCCTTATTACGCCCCGCGCAAGAGGCTCGACGAGACGGCCGCCGCGCGCAAGCCGGTCCTGCGCTGGACCCCGCCCGAACCGATCGAGGATTGACCCTCGACCGCAAAGCAAACCCGCCGGGGCGGCGCCTCCGGCGGGTTCTTTTGTTGCGTTCGGCCGAAATCAGGCGGCGGCGGCGGTCTGATGCTTTTCCAGGTCCGTCGCCGGCACGCGGAAGATCAACCGGCCGCCGGAAAGCGGCTGGGCGCTCTCGCCGACATTTTCATACAGATATTTGAACCAGGCCTGCGGCGTGAGGCTCGCAGGGCGTTCCCCGATTTCCATGCAGGTGCCATCGGGGGCGTAACGCGCGTGAATCACGATTTCGGAAGGCGCCATCTCTCACACTCCTTTTCCCTGAGACAATCCCGCCGGACGGGCCGCGCCCGACGGTTCGCGCGCGCATATTTGCGTCGCGCTTTTTCGTCGCCCCGGCCCTCTCGCCGGCGCGATGCTTCAGACGAAGCTCAGAATTTCGACCTTGATGTTTTCCGTGCCGAGCACCTTCACCTGGCAGGCGAGACGCGACTTGGAGCCGACGCCGACGATCGCGTCGAGCTTTTCGTTTTCCTCGCGGGTGGTCTTGGTCACTCCTTTGCGGCCTTCGAGTACGAAGATGTGGCAGGAGCCGCATTGGGCGTTGCCGTCGCATTTATGCGGAAAGTCGGGATCGGCCTGAAGGATTGCCGCCAGCAGGGTCGTTCCCTCACCAACTTCAACTGACTTTCCCGAAGGCGCCAAGGTAACCAAAGACATCGTATTTCCCTCTCATTTTCAGGTGACGCGAGCGTCAATAAATCGCCGCGCCGGCTCCCACATTGATCGACGCGTCCTTCATGGTCGCGACGATGAATTCGATCTGCCCTTCGGTAAGATGGCAGTGGTAAGGCAAGGCCACCGCACGGTCCGCGACCTTTTCGGTGACGAAGAGATCCCCGCGCCGCCAGCCCCGATCGACGTAGAACCGCTGGAGATGCAATGGATTGCAATAGCCCGTCGCCTCGACGTGCTCGGTCGCGAGATCGTCCACTATGGCGTCGCGGCTTGACTTGGAGAAGCGCGTGCCGAGATGGACGACATAGAGGAACCAATGAACCTCGGTCACGTCCGGCGCGACATAGGGCGGCTTGATCCCCTCGAACGACTGAACATATTTGTTGTAGAGATGCTCGATCGTCAGCCGCTTTTCGAGGATCTCCTCCAGCCGCCGCAATTGCGCGAGGCCGAGCGCCGCGGTGATGTCGCTCATCTGCAATTGCAGCGCCGGCGCGGTCGTCACCGCGACCGATCCGCGCTCTTCCGGGGCATGGGCGCGGCGGCGCTTGATCGCCATGGCGAGGTCCGGATCGTCGGTGACGATCATGCCGCCCTCGCCGCAGGTCAGCGGCATGGGCTGGGCGAAATCGAAAACCGAAGCGTCGCCGAATGTCCCGACCAATTGGTCCTTGTATTTCGAGCCGATCGCCTCGCTCGAATCCTCGATCAGCATCAGCCCGGCCTTGTCGGCGAGTTCGCGCAGGCTCGACCAATCCGCCGGATGGCCGTTGGGATTGGCGGCGAGAATCGCCCGCGTTTTCGGCGTAATCTTCGCTTCCGCCTTTGGCGCGACCATCGCGCCGGACCAGTAATCGATATCGGCGAAGACCGGCGTGGCGCCGATGGCGGCGATGGCCTGCGCCGTCTCGCGAAAGGAAAAGCTCGGCGCGATCACCTCGTCGCCGGGCCCAATTCCCTTGGCCATCAGAATGAGAAAGAGCCCGATCGTTCCGCTCGGAACCGCGATCGCGTAACGCCGGCCGAGATAAGCCGCGAACGCCGCCTCGAATTCGGCGACCGTTGCGCCGTTGGAAACGCGCGACGTGCGCAGGACGGAATCGACCGCCTGCAACTCATCCATCGTCATGTCCGGGTCGGACAGAGGAATGCGGACCGACTCGACGTCCTCGTCCTCGATCTCGTCGGGCTCGTAAGCCGGCTCTGTCATCTTGTGACGCTCCGCGTCGCGAGAATGGCGCCGCTGGCGGCCGCCGGATCGGCGACGACCGCCACGCAATGATTGCTCGCGTCCATCAGATGAAGGTCATAGGCGGGAAAGGAGCGATAGGGCTCCTCGAGCACGTCGGAGGCGTCGCAGCGCGACCATTTGAGATGCGGGAATTTCAGCCGCAGCGCGGCGAGAACCGAACCGTCGGCTTCCGCGCCAGTCAGCAGCGTTTCGATTTCCTGCAATTCTTCCGCCTGGATCGCCATGTTTCGCCCTCTGCCTCATCACGCGTCACGCCAGCTCGATTTCTTCCTCGACGCAGCCGATCACATATTTCTCTTCAAATTCAACAATATATACGGGCGTGTTGGAATCGACATGCGAGCCGACCTGGACGATCTCGCCGACGGCGCCGGCGGCCGCCAGAAGAGCGTCCTCGGGCGCGTTGGGATAGGAGCCGTCGTTCACTAGATCGATCAGGCAGCGCACGCGCTGGCCCCATTGATATTTCGGCACACGCGGGTCGATCATGCGGGCAACTCCGCTGGCAAGGGGATATCGCCGATTTCGTCGCGCGGAACGGCCAGCTCCAGTTCCTTGCGCTTCATGCCGACGCGATGGCCGGTGTCCGTGAATTCGACGCCATAGATATAGAATTGCTGCAGGAACGTGCCGATGCTGACGACGTAGCCGACCTCGCCTTTGCGGCAAAGAATCTCGCCGATTTCCTTGCCCGCATAAGTGCCGTCGTTGCGGACCGTGCGCTTGGCCAGAACCTTGTCGCCGAAGGTGAAATAGGCTGGCTTATCCAGCTCGACCACTTCGCTGTCGCGAACGATATTGCTCATAATGGCCCCTCCTTCCTTCGCCTCTCGCCACCCGACGCCCGCGCGCAGGCGGTCTCACGCACCAATTCGTCCTCGTCCGCGATCAGCGATCCGATCTCCTCCGGCGCGATCCGGCTCGCCACTTCGTGCCGGATGCGCCAGTCGGAATCGCCGCGCATCTCGCCGAGCTTCTCGGCCGGAAGCCGCTGGACGATTTCCAACCGCACCCGCGGCTCCGGATCGCCAGCCATGCGCATCAGCCAGTCCGGCGGGATGCGTTGGGCGACCACGCGCCGGACTTCCGCCTCCTCGTCATGCAGCATCCATTCCAGAAGCTCCGGCGCCAGTCGCCGCGCCACCGAAAGGCGGACGTAATAATCGCGGTCCTGCAACATCGGGACCAGATCGGAATCGTCGAGCAAAGTGACGATGCGGATTCGCACTTCGCGATGCGGATCGTCGCGCAATTTCAAAATGTGCTTTTTCGGCAACCGGCGCGCGGCGTTCCAACGCACCGTTTCTTCGGGATCGTCGAGCAAAGGCGGCAGCAGGAAAACCGCGGCGTGCTTGGCCGCGATCGCGCGCACCTCGAAATGGGGATGGCTCACATATTGATTGGCGAGACCGGGATTCCAGTTGAAGAAACGGTCGATGCGCCGCGCGTAACGGTCGTTCACGCAGGCGTGCGAAAGCCGACATTTGCCGCTCGCCAGCATGTCGCAATGCGCACAGGACGCACAATCGACCTCACTGCCCTGCCAGTCGATGGTCTCTTCGATGTCGTCATTCATCGTCAGCCTCCTGACGCGCGACGATATCCAGAAGCAGACCGGCGTTGATCTTGTCGCCGGCGTCCAGCTCAAGACATTTTTCGGCGGCCGCGCAGCCCTCCGCCAGGTCGCCGAGCCGCAGGTTCAAATAGGCGTAGCCCTTGAGACAGAACATGAAAAAGCGGGCGATGACGTCGTCGTAATCGCCGAAGCGCGCGTCGCTCGCGCGCACCGCGCGCCAATCGGTCGCGAAATTTTTCTCCCGCGCCGCCTTGGCCATGCAAATGTTGGAAATGGCCAGCGCCTCGTTCAGGCGCCCCTTGTAGAAATAATAGCGATAGAAGCCGATCAAGACAGCGAAATGATCGGGCGCGATTTTTTGCGCTTCGCTCAGATGATATTCGGCGAGTCCGTCGGCGGAATAATTCAGCCCGGCTTCAACGAGATGCTGGTCCGCCAGCGGCGGCAGACCGCCGCCGAACAGGGGATGTGAAAGCAGGGCGTCATCGAAGGACGAAGACTCCCTGCTCAGTTGTTGCGCCGCAGCCATTGGTTCAACCGAGTCGCGTTAGAGCATTTTCCGTTCGTTCCGAATCGGAAGAATGCTCTAGTTCATTGTTTTGACGCATATTCTTATCCAAAAAGTCTGCAACTTTTTGGGAATATGCTCTAGCCCGCATTGCTGCCGCAGGTCGCCGGGGCCTTGGGGTCGTAAAACACCAGGCCGGTGCTGGTCGGAGTCTCGGCGAAGTCGATCGTGACGCCTTGCAGCAGCAGGCGGCTTTCCGCCGGCAGGAAGAGCTTCAGGCCGGAATGCGCGACCACCGCGTCGCCGGGCTCGGGCTCGGGCTTCACGGAAATATCCGCTGCGAGTCCCGAACATCCGCCAGGACTGACAGAGAGCCGGAAGCCAGCTCCCTGACCACCATCCGCCATCACCATCATCCGCATGAATTTCGCGGCCTTGGGGGTAATTTCGAAATTCATGCCGTCGTCCTCACGGAGCCTGATAACGGGGATAATTCTTGTCGACGACGCAGGTTTCATCGACCGGACAAACCGCGACACATTGCGGCGTGTCGAAATGGCCGATGCATTCGGTGCATTTCGCCGGATCGATGATGAAGGTTCCACCCTTCTCCGAAATGGCCTCGTTCGGACATTCCGCCTCGCAGGCCGAGCAACTCGTGCATTGCGACGAGACGATTCTATACGCCATGGTTCATTCCTCGTTGTTCGGAAATCATATCGGGCCCCCACGCCTCTGGCGGGAACGCCTTTCTCCGCGCTTGCGCTGGATTCGGCGCGATGGCGCGCCCGCGGATCGCCGCACGATCCGCGGGCGCCGCATCATCACTCGGCGGCGGCGGCGGTCGCGATCAGCGCGCCCTGACGGATCACGGCGTCGCCGCGCTCCTCATGGACGATTTCGCCGCTCTTGACCTTTTCCAGATAGGCCTTGAACCAGGCGATCGCCGATTTCTCGATGAACTCGTGGGCATATTCGTCCACGGCCTCGATGCCGGCCTTGGCGAGATCGCCCTTCGGGCAGCCGCCGATCTTGGCGACAAACACCGCATGGCAATCGTTGATCGCGCGGATCACGGTTTCGAGCGAGTCCTCGTCGCCGAAACCGCCCTGGCAATAGAGGTCGACGCGGCGATGCCCGACGAATTTCGCGCCCGAGGTCGAGAGTTCGTAGATCTGGAACTCCTTGGCGTGGCCGAAATGCTCGTTGATGAGGCCCGAGCCCTTGGTCGCGACGGCGGTCAGGATCTTGATGTCGCTGGCGACGCCGGCGAGCGTCTCAAGCTCTTCCTTCTTGGCCTCGACCTTGGCGACGCGCTCCAGTTCGACCGCAGCCTGATAGGCCTTGCGGCTTTCGAGATCGTAATTGACCTCCATCGCCATGATCTTGTCGGTGGTGAATTCCTCCGACCGATCCTCGCCCAGCAGACCCACGGCGTCGGCGCGACACTGGCGGCAATGCCGCATCATGTTCATTTCGCCTTCGCAGGAGTCCTGCAGCGCCTTCAGTTCCTGGGCGGACGGGCCGCGTTGACCAGTGAGGCCGAACACCGTGCCATGCTCAGGCGCCGAGATCAGCGGCATGATGTTGTGCAGGAAGGCGCCGCGGGATTTGACCGCCTTGTTGACCTCGACAAGATGCTTGTCGTTGACGCCGGGGATCATCACCGAATTGACCTTGCACAGAATGCCGCGCTCGGTCAGCATTTCGAGCCCTTGCATCTGGCGCTCGGTGAGTATGCGGGCCGCCTCGATGCCCTCGACCCGCTTGTGTTTCCAGAAGATCCACGGATAGATCTTCGCGCCGACTTCCGGATCGACCATGTTGATGGTGATCGTGACGTGATCGACGTTATATTTCGCGATGGTGTCGACGTGATCGGGCAGCGCCAGACCATTGGTCGAGAGGCACAGCTTGATGTCCGGCGCCGTCTTCGAGATCAGCTCGAAGGTCTTGAAGGTCTTGGCCGGATTGGCGAGCGGGTCGCCCGGGCCGGCGATGCCGAGCACCGTCATCTGCGGAATGGTCGAGGCGACCGCCAGGACCTTCTTCGCGGCCTGTTCCGGCGACAGCTTCTCGGAAACGACGCCCGGACGCGATTCATTGGCGCAATCGTATTTGCGGTTGCAATAGTTGCACTGGATGTTGCAGGCCGGCGCGACCGCGACATGCATGCGCGCGTAATGGTGATGCGCTTCTTCGCTGTAGCAGGGATGGTTCTTGACCTTGTCCCAGATTTCCGGAGGCAGGTCGTTCTCGCCCGCGCCCGAGCCGCAGCTCGCCTTGCCGCTGCCGCCCGAAGTGCCGCAGCCCTTGTGCTCGGCAACCTGCTGCATGACAGCGTCCATATCGACGTCAGTCGCGGACGCGCCCGTTTCAAGATGTCCCGTGGAATCCATGTCCGACCCTCTCTCAACTTCCAGCTCAAGCCATTAAAGCTTTGCCCTGCCCTGAAATTAGCAACGCATGTGCCAGAACCGGCTCCTGTCAATTATCACCATTTATTCAATAACTTATGCACATCCAACGTGGCCACATGTCGGTTTGCGCACAGCGTTTTCGGGGACTTTTCTACCTGTTGCAAAGCCGACAAGGTATTTTTCCGAGCGGCGGGAAAAGCGAAGGGAGCCGCAAGCGGCTCCCTTCGCGTGACGCGGATTGCGCGCGAATTCACGCCGTGACGAGAAGATCGCAGACGCGGGCCAGAGGCAGCGCGATCGGCACGATGCCTTCCGAAGCGAAGAAGCGGCGCTCGTTCGCCGTCATCTGGTCGCGATCGACCACGGCGTAATGCGGCGCCGCGGAACGTTTGCTGATCTGGCGCGCGTAGGTGCGCAGCATCTGGTCGTGGAACCGACAGCCCAGGAACAGGAAACTGCGCTCGGCGCGGCGGTTCTTGACCACGTCCGGGATGGGGGTCTGAATGTCGATTTCGGTGAGAACCTCGACATAATCGGCGTCGGAGATCAAAAAATTCTTTGCCGGCTGAACGCCGCCATGCGGCTTGTAGAGGATTGTCTTCCAGCCCTCGGCGTCGTCGCGGCTCGCCTCGTTTTCCTTGGCGTCATAGAAGCGATACCAGCGATCCTCGCCGACGCCGGCGCGGGTATTGCCCTGGATTTCGCCCCAGTCGTCTCGCGTTTCCAACGCCGCGCGGAAAGCGCCATCATACCATGTATCCACGATCAGCGGCAGCGGCAGCGAAGCGAGAAAAGCATGCAAGGGAGTCGGCGCGACCGGCGCGGAAAAAGCCTCCGCCATGAGCGCGGTCACGGTCGAGCGATGCTTGAAACTTTCGATATGCTGGCCGGCGGCCCAGGCGTTGCCCTTGGCGCGGCGCGGCAGCGCCACCTTGGTTCCGAAGAAGGCGGCGAGATCCTCCGGCGTCAGCGGGACGGAAGGCGTCGACAAAGCCGCAAGGCCCGGTCCGACATAGGGAATGATTTCGCCGGCGCGCAGGCGGCCCGAAAGGGTCGCGACGAGCTTTTCCGCTTCCTGCGGCGGCATCAGGTCCTGATCGAGGATCGCCGCGTTCATGTTCAATCCTCCTCGCCGCGCTTCTTGGCGTTGACGGTGATCGGCAGGCGGGTGTCCGCCGCCATTTCGGGAAGTTCGAGCACCCAGCCGTTGGCGATTTTGATCCAGCCGCCCCAGAGGGTCTCGAACTCCGACTCGACGATCGGCTCTTCGAGGTCCTTCTTCGGAACATAGATCGAGAGCCCGGTATCCTCGGAGCGTCGGATCATGACCTTCATAATGTCTTCCTTTGGCGGCGACGGTTTCTCAAACAACGCGCCGGCGAGAAAGCCGGCGCGATTTGCCGGAGCCGGACCAAACGGCCCGGCGTCCGAGCGCAATCAGGCTTTCACGCAGGTCCCGGGAACCGGGCAGACCTCGTCGCACTTCGCATGGTCGAAATGACCTTCGCATTCGGTGCATTTCTTGGGGTCGATCACGAAAGTGTCGCCCTTCATCGAGATCGCGGCGTTGGGGCATTCGAATTCGCAAAGGCTGCAGCCCGTGCACTGCGAAGCGATGATCTTGTAGCTCATCGAAAACTCTCCTCAATCCTGGCGCGTTCGCAACCGGCGTCGGGAGCCCTGGGGACGAACCGGCTCGCGGACGAACGTCGCATCCAGTCGAGCAAGGCGCGTGCCAGCCTATAATCGAGGGTTTTCGGGCCGCGCCGCGACGCTTTGGAGGTTTCGCAACGTCCGCGTTGGCAATGCGACAAGGGGCCGGGCGCCCGGCCGCCAAATCGCACGACGCTTCAGAATTTCTTGATCGGGATGTTGTGTTTGGCGAGCGCGTAAGCGATCTGGCGCGGCGTCAGATTGAGGAGGCGCGCCGCCTTCGCCTGCACCCAGCCGGCCTTTTCCATTGCATCGATCAGACTGTCGCGATCCGGCGTTTTCGAAAGCGCGGCGCGCGCGCTCGCGCGTGACCGCAAGGCGTCGGCGCGCGAGGCCGCCGCAATCGCCGCGCGCCGCGCCACGCCCTCATCGAACGGGGCGGAATCGACCGCGGCCGGCGGCGCATGGCGCTCCCCGAACGCGTCCTGGGGCTTGGGCGCGGAAAAATCCTTCCAAAGGGTCGAGGACAGGCAGGCGCCGACGGTGCAGGCGAAATCGCCCTCGACCAGGGCGTCGCCATGCGACAAGGTCGCTGTGCGGCGCACACAGTTTTCCAGCTCGCGGACGTTGCCGGGGAAGTTGCAACCCTGCAGCAACTGCACCGCCGCCGGGGTCAGGCGCTTGCGGGCGCCGTTTTCCTCGTTGAACCGGCGGAGGAATTCCTGCGCCAGCAGCGACACGTCCTCGGGCCGCTCACGCAAGGCCGGCAGCAGAATTGGCACGACATTGATGCGATAATAAAGATCGGCGCGGAAATCGCCGCGCTCGACGGCCGCCTCGAGATTCTTGTTGGTCGCGAAGACGAAACGGACATCGACCTTGACCGTCCGCGTTCCCCCGACCCGCTCGAATTCGCCCTCCTGCAGCACGCGCAGCAATTTGGCCTGGAAGGCGGGCGAGATTTCGCCGATCTCGTCAAGAAAAAGCGTGCCCTTGTCGGCCAGTTCGAACCGGCCCTTGCGCTGGCCGACAGCGCCGGTGAACGAACCTTTCTCATGTCCGAACAACTCGG
This genomic interval from Candidatus Rhodoblastus alkanivorans contains the following:
- a CDS encoding 4Fe-4S dicluster domain-containing protein — protein: MSYKIIASQCTGCSLCEFECPNAAISMKGDTFVIDPKKCTECEGHFDHAKCDEVCPVPGTCVKA
- the nifA gene encoding nif-specific transcriptional activator NifA, which codes for MARADATILPPMPALSCRADVALRGIYEISKVLGAPGRLDEVLAQVLDLLASFVDLRRGVIALIDSFGEVRPVVGLGGFSARPGGARLPERAIGRVVTTRAPVIVENVDGDADFAAWPAGPSGARQAVIAAPIFDRGEVIGLLAIDRPSTASYRVATDDDARFLGMIANMIGQTLHLYDVVTRDRERLMEDQRRLEKESPRHAEISGEQALIGIVGASRAIRAVFDQINVVARTHTTILLRGESGTGKELFARAAHDLSPRKDGPFIRLNCAALPESMLESELFGHEKGSFTGAVGQRKGRFELADKGTLFLDEIGEISPAFQAKLLRVLQEGEFERVGGTRTVKVDVRFVFATNKNLEAAVERGDFRADLYYRINVVPILLPALRERPEDVSLLAQEFLRRFNEENGARKRLTPAAVQLLQGCNFPGNVRELENCVRRTATLSHGDALVEGDFACTVGACLSSTLWKDFSAPKPQDAFGERHAPPAAVDSAPFDEGVARRAAIAAASRADALRSRASARAALSKTPDRDSLIDAMEKAGWVQAKAARLLNLTPRQIAYALAKHNIPIKKF